The DNA window TAATTGTTTCGAAGATGAACTATACTCCACTTACGTCCATATATTATTCACTAATAAAGTCATTTTTAGTTCCGAAAATTGTAAAGCTTTGGTAGTATGAAGTTTTAAAGATCTATGAACTAGCTTAGCTGTTGGGGCAGATAACATTATTTCCAGCCCTTCGTCATGAAGCCACGAGAAGGTTTATCAACAAAAGTGCTGGCATAAGCACGAAGAAAGGTCCAAGTTCAAACTATTATACTTGACTATATTCATTTTACTTCAAGTGCTGTTACGCTATTCGAATGTATTCAACATGATAGTAGcttatagtttttattacAAATAATCAAAATGACTTTCGAGTACCAGTAATCGAAAACCTGGTAGTATAGATGAATATGGAACAATTGTTGGTCTTCGAGAAGATCTATAGTACATTATGATTTATACTAAACAATCCACTACAGACCTTTTTCTATGTCAGCTTAAGTTGCTTGTTTTATATATTCGTTTGATTTAACAGAGGCTTCAAGAGTCACCGATTATGCATGAAACTACCATGTTCATAAGCATTGTTTGAACGATTTCCTCCGTGGGGGGAGAGTTTTGAGCCTGATATCCTGCTCAACACGTTACAACCGCATCCATGCGTATGCTTTCATTACCACATCCTGTTCTATACATTCTTCGATAGAAAATATTCATATAATCAGCTACGTggttaatattactattgtATGCTGTATCTTTCTCTGCAAGTCCTTATTCTGGGTGATAAGAGATTCTTAGTTTTCTATTATCAGAATAGTCACAGAGCAAAAGATCACTATATATAGATTCAAACCCCAAGATGGCAGAACGAAGAGCAGGCAGTGGGTGAGAGAGTTTATAGGTGTGGATTTTAGAGTTTTTGAGTTTTTGTTTTTTAGGAGTATAGGAAACGTATGCCACTGCACCACTCTTCGTTAGAATATTAACTCTGAATCTATCATATAAAGGTATGGTGCGAGTATCGAGTCAATGTGCTGGCGCATGTGTTTAATTACCTTCTGGCATCTTTGAGCCCGCGAAACCAATATTTTTCACTCTAGGTTCTGCACAGTTGATTCTAACCCGAGATTGTTTGAAATAACCGTGTTTCGAACTTGTCAATTTTCGTGGGAACCCATGACTTCTCAGTGGTTTCAGATCATGGCGGATTAATAATAGGAGAGATTTTGGCATGACTGACTACAGAGGTTTGCGGTAGATCTTCTACTTTGAATAATATAAGTTCAAGTTACTCCTTTCACAAGTGATGACTAGAAGAAAGCGACAACGTGAGCCTAGCAAGCCTTCATCCAGCTTATCTTCTGTCCTGTTGCAAATTCGATATGAACTCAGGCCTAATGCCACTTACGTAGTAACAGATGCTTTTCAAACTCTATTCGAATTCATTCAAGCTTGTACCTTGACCAAAATAATTAGAGCCAAATGCTTGATAATGAATTGTTTGAATTTGTTGAGGTttcagcagcagcttcttccaATTTACGCCCAGAGACGTCAGTACTAGGGCACACTGGTTTACAAACTAGTGTCTACATAGGTCAAGGTCATAGACCAACTTAAGTGACATAGTAAGTGCCCTCGTATTTTTTAATTTGCATATAATGTTTACCTATTTGAGCACAATTGCAGCTCTGGGCAATTCAAGTAAACATATACTGTTCCCAGAAACTCTGCCTACCCTGCATCTACGGTTAATCATTTTCACGAGGCGTTGATCCGTTCGACATGGTCCCAAGATCACTTACTCCCAATTCTATCTCAAGACCTGACTATTGAATCTGTCAGGTAATTTGATGATTCGTCTTGTAGAAGCAGAACCTCTTTCATCCAGTTGAGGTTGTTTGATAGTCATGTGACCTTGAAATTGAATGACGAAGGTTCCGGAATCGGTCCCACTAAATTCCAGCTCTGGCACTGCTCGCCTTAGTGGGGACCTAGAGAAGGCAGGCAGGAGCCTCTTGCGTGAGCCTCGTCACTGAATCGACCAGCTTGGACTACCTAAACCAAACACGCCCCACGATATTTGACCCATtagcatcaacaccacataTCTTCAATTCTCAAACCCGATTCCCTCGACACCGACACTAGGACAATTACATATCTTGAGGGAAACAGAACGCGAATAAAGCCACCATGTCTGACGGAGTTTTGAAGCCCGAGAAGGACTTCTCGAAGGAGGTTGATCAGCAGCTCCCTGAAGCTGAGAAGCTGGCTGCGGTGGGTGTTTGAGCTTTCAATTGCCAAGACGAGCTCCAACTGACATTCTCTACAGTCAAACAACCTTCAAGGCGCCATTGAGAAGCTTGCTGCTCTCGAAAAGCAAACCCGACAAGTACGCACTTGCGCTCTCGATCCTCTTCTCCGCTAATCCAGGACCAGGCCTCCGATCTTGCGTCAACATCACGAGTACTGATTGCAATCGTTACACTATGTAAAAATGCAGGCGACTGGAGTCTCTTGAACGACCAGACCTTGGTCATGTCCAAGAAGCACAGCCAGCTCAAGCAAGCTATCACCAAGATGGTTCAGACCGTCATGGGTTTCCTCGACGACACCCCCGACCTCCAGACCAAGCTCTCCGTTATCGAAACCCTACGAACAGTCACAGAGGGCAAGATCTTTGTTGAAGTCGAGCGAGCTCGTGTCACCAAGATCCTTTCTgatatcaagaagaagcagggcGACCTGAAGTCCGCCACCGAGATTCTTTGCGAGCTACAAGTCGAGACTTTTGGATCCATGGACCGAAGGGAAAAGACCGAATTTATTCTGGCCCAAGTTGAGCTATGCATCGAGAGCGAGGATTGGACACAGGCTGCAATTCTTGGACGCAAGATTAGTACCCGATACCTTTCTCgcaagcccaagaagacaGCCGAGCAGCTCGAGAAGGAGCAAAAGGaacgagagaagaagattgcCCGCGGCGAGGAGGTACccgaggagaaggaagacgACACAACCGATCTCAAGCTGCGATACTACGAGCAGCAAATCATTCTTGCCAAGCACGAGGAGAAGTACCTCGATGTCTGCAAGCATTACCGCCAGGTCTTGGACACAGAAGCCGTTGAGGAGGATCCGGCCAAGCTTCGTCCCGTATGTCAATCGCTCCTAGCGTCAAAAGGTTTTGCTAACGTCCATCAAAGGTTCTTCAGCGTATCATCTACTTTGTCATCCTAGCTCCCTATGACAATGAGCAGCACGACCTCCTCCACCGAATTCACAAAGACACCCGTAACTCAGAAGTCCCAGCGGAAGCCGAACTTCTGCGACTTTTTACTGTGCATGAGCTGATGCGATGGCCCGATACTTCTAAGCGATTTGGACCTCACCTCTGCAGTACTGACGTCTTTGATGTGCAGCCTGGTCAGTCTTCAGACGACAAGGCACACAAGCGGTGGCAAGATCTCCGAAAGCGAGTGATCGAGCATAATGTGCGAGTTGTCGCTAAGTACTACACTCGCATCCAGATGGGCCGCCTTACTCAACTACTGGATTTGACGGAGGACGAAACCGAGAAGTACGTTAGCGAGCTTGTGACCTCCAAGACCGTCTATGCCAAGATTGATCGACCCGCACGAATCGTCAACTTCGCTAAGCCTCGAGATGCTGACGATGTTCTCAACGAATGGAGTCACAACATGAAGAGCCTTCTGGGCCTGCTCGAGAGAATTGATCATCTTATCACCAAGGAGGAGATGATGGCACGGATTCAGCCTGCCAAATAAGGATTCGGAGTAATGGATAGAGCGGTTCATCATCATGACGGTTGGGTGTTCTGTATTATACAGGTTAGATAGTCCCCAGGATGATATATGACATGGTATTCAGTCTACTTGAGTCTATCTATTTGTAGTCTATGTGTATTATGTAAACAGTCCACAGTTACAGCTCTGACTTGGGCTCCTTGTCTTGGCCGTGTTCCTTGATAAAACCAGCCAGTGGTGCTGCCCATTGTTTGCTCACAGGTACGTGGTGGCCTCCAGGGTGGATAAGCACGAGAGGGTCTTCGCAACGATCTGAAAGTGCGCGGCTTCGGTTTTCATCAACCACTGTATCAAGACTGCCTACAAAATGCAGTGTGGGGGTCTTGATCTTGGGCTCAAAGCAGAACTGCAGTGAGTCGGGAGTCGCCCAGAAGCCCGAGTAACACACAGCAAACTTGAGAGGGTTTCCAGAGTTTGCCTCCCTCAACCCCCTCGCCCAATCTCCCTCCTTGCCCTCTGGTACAGGACGCTCAGTCTCCAACGCTGCCACAACGAGAGCGGCCATAGCTGCACCTTGACTGAAACCGCACACCGCATCAATGCCTTCCGAGTCACGGATAGCCTGTGCAACGGTTGCCATTCCCTCGTCTAGCATACGGTAGTTTCCAGAGGCCTCATCTTTCCGCCACCAAGCCCAAGTGTCAGGCTGGTAGTCCTCAGCTTGCGGCTCCTCGGGAGGTTGATAGCCGGGAATGTCTTCCGGGCTAAGCCGGTTGGGACCCGTGGCGTAGAGAAAGACGGGGAGAAGTGAGATGGGGTTAAGAAGCTTGACGATAGTTTTCTCTAGAGCACGGGTCTTGGCACGGAACAGATCGCCGGACTGTGTGAAGCCTGGTGGATGTCAGTGAGTGAGTTTTGAGATGTTGGCTAGTATGAGGTATGATGGTTGACATGCATGCAGACTAGGTCTGCAGACTTGATCTTCTCAAATGCATCCTCAACTTACCATGAAGCATGAGGATCTTGACCTCCTTCTTTCCTCCATTGCTGTTGGCCTTGGGTGTTGGTGTGGCAGTCATTGTAGATAGGCAAACTCTGTACACAGTTGAAGGAAATCTGAAAGATGAGACTCTGCTGGTTGAAGTCGCAGTAGCAATCGGTCTAGCGGCAGAAAATATGCCAACGAGCAGACGCATCTAAGGGGGAAAAGATGGAGGGTTGGTGAGTGAGGCGGACTTAAATCGGTGTTGTAAGAGGTTGTTTGGTTGTATGAGTCGACGACGTGGAGTGAGTGAGTGTAGCGATAACAATGATTTGTCAGGAGTCTTCCTAAGGGCGTCGGGCCGTTGCTTTAACATATCATGCTCCATCCCCACCAAAGTAATGCTTTGTTATGAAAACGTTTGGTCAAGAGTGTGTCTTGTTCTATACATAGCATGCATGGCATATTGATGAAGACGTATTCTATCATACACTCTTAATTCCACATTCACACCCACTGATGTCACTACAGTATGCACTATGCATGACGTTCAAATTgcttaaactttattatataaggctaatCGACAAGCCCAAATATGGACTGGAAAATAGTATTTCATTGTCACTGATGGAATCACAAAACAGAGAACGAAATAATCATGtggccatgatgatggacCGCTACATCCACAAGAGCGTAATCGCCAGTATGTCGCGGTGAGTATTGGGCCATAGTTTATCTTCCTTGCacaaaaatagaaataaacCACGGAGCATGATGGTAGATTTCAGAGTGAGTCAAGGGGTTGTTTTCACATATCACATAATCAGACTGATTCCTGATTCCCAGCAGATTCGAACATCCGGATTTTTGAGCGTATTCGTTGCTGCCAACTGCACCCGTGGGTAAGTCGTACAGATCGTTGTGTAGGTCAATTAAGCCCCCTTTTCGATTCTATGATACAATTCCATCTCGTGGGCCCTGACCTCGCGTTCGAGCGGATCGATTATGCTTGCCGGCTTGGACGAAATCCCTTTTCCTATTCCCAATATCTTAGTGGCCACCAGTTTTGGCGTTGGGGTTGCGGGGGTCGTTCTTGAACTCGGCGGCTGTTATATATGGTCAATCCTAGTTCTGGGTAACTCATTGTATAGGGATCGTACAGTTCATCATGGCGTTCTGGGCGGAGTTGACGCCGTAGGCAATGACAACACCTGTATCCGGGTTAATTGCTGTCCAAATCTCATCGATGCATCAATCGAAGTCGGGAGCGCGGGGGAAAGCTCGAGGGGAGAGCGAATTCGTCGGACGAGCTGCGCAATTTGACGTACCGGCGGCGAAGAAAGGCCAGTAAGGCTTCACTGTAGGGAAGAGTCAGTGGGACAGATTCGCGATGGCGCAGTCTGGAGAGTCGCAATTGAACGTACAGAAGGGAGCGTTGAACTTCTTGAGGGGTTGAACACCGAGCCAAGACATGATGACGGATTTCGTGGGTATCGCGGGAGGTAGGTTCGGTTTGATGGACTGGACGTCGGCAACGGGTGctttgagattgagattgcTACAGAACGAGCCTTTTTCCGAACGACAGACCCAACAAAGCTCCGAGCGGGTTCTGCCGAAGCCGAGCCCGGGACGTTTTCTGTGTGCCTGAACTGTAAGGCTTCatcttctgggtcgagagcgGCTGAGTAAGAAAGATACGTACTCCTGCCAGAGCTGAGGAACAGCAGGCCCAACCGAACCCCGCATTCTTACCTATGGCGCGCTAAGCTTTTACACGTGATGCCCGGTGGAGTGACATCATCAGATAGCTCAGGGAGCTCCAGCTTTAAGAAGGTAGTGTACGTACTGCTAAACCTTTGCGCCCTGTCCTCTTATCTCTTTCAATTAAATCAGCCTATTCGACCATTGTTCATTATCTGTACTCGTCATAAACCAAAACAACCGAAAAAAACTCACCCAAAAAGTGCGGGGTGAAGTGAATTATACATTCCTGGGCGTTCAACCGAAAAGCCGTTCCGTCCCTCCAACTCTCGGTTACCCAATCGTCCACCTGCTTCACCCTCCTTACTATTACCAGGGCAATCTCAACCCAAGACTGCTTGATACCACCTTTGCGCTCAAACGCCTGCCTTCCCGCTTCTGTTGTGCTCTCTGCCCGCACCAAACAACCAGCCTTTGTTTTGGTTGCCACCAATTGTGCCGCATCTGACCTTCTGCTTCCGTTCTGCTACTACAACCTCGTCTAAACTCTCGGTGTATTTCCTTGTTTCAGCATCTCCCCCTGTCTCTCACACAACTCCAACGTTGATCTCCGACGTTTTGCTCCCTGAAAGATCGCCCGCATTCTCCCCGCGCCTTGTGTCAGCTTTTAATAGATACACATTGCGCCTCATCAGCTTAAAAACGACTTTGCACTTCCATTCATCAATCCCTTTCATCATCTCCGAAAATGTTCAGTCGCCAGCTCACACGCGCCGCTACTGCCACTCCGCGCGCCAGCGTGCGAGCTCTGAGCTCGACTGCTGCCCTTGGCGCTCGCACCCCTTCCATAGGAGATGTCAACCCTACACATGCAGAGGTCGATAAGTTTagcaagaagcagaaggaaTTTCGCGAGCACTTGGTAGAAGCACAGAAGAAGCGAGAAGCCAGTTTGTTGCCCTCCCATCCGCAGCCAGCTAACGTTCCGTTCACCAAGTCGGACGAAGGCTCACAGAATGACAATGCAGGACAAACCGAACAGGCCAAGGAACCAGAGCCATCTCGCAAGGCAGGCCCTTTGACAAATCTTATCTACGGTACCAAGGAGGGTCGCGAACTCGATGCCCAGCTTGAAGCAAGTTTCAGTCAGGTCCTTGCCCGTGGCAAGTACGTCCACTCGATCGTTCAGCACGAGGTCAAGCCCGACAAGGTTGACGAATATGTCGAGCTCGTCGGCAAGTGGTATCCCAAGATGGCGAATGCTCCAGAGAACAAGGTGAATCTGGTCGGAAGCTGGAGGACAGAGGTTGGTGATTGCGATACGTTTGGTATGTACAAGTTAATTTCGCAAAGCTTTCCAGTCGCTAACCATGGCAAGTTCACATTTGGGAGTACCAAAAGTACGAGGGTTACCACCAGTCTCGATACAACATGACACACCACCCCGAATTTTCCGAATTCGACAGCAAACTAAAGGGCTTGATTACCAGCAAGAAGATCTCCCTCATGCAAGAGTTTTCCTTCTGGCCAACAACTCCCCCACGATCACTGGGCGGCATCTTTGAGCTGCGCTCCTACACATTGCACCCTGGCAACTTGCTCGAATGGGAGACACACTGGCGACGAGGACTCAAGGCTCGTCGGGAGGTTATGGAAGGTGTTGGTGCTTGGTTCGTTCAGATTGGTGACCTTAACACTGTCCACCACCTATGGCAGTTTGCCAACCTGGAGGAGCGCCGAAACCGTCGCGAGCAGAGCTGGCAGGTTGAGGGATGGAGTGACACTGTCCACAAGACAGTACCTCTCATCCAAAGCATGAAGTCCAAGATTCTTGTTCCCATGCCTTGGTCCCCTGTCCGATAAACGCCCAACAACGGCTCTGTTAGCGATATCTTCTAATAGTGTCCGGTTGATGAAGCGTGGGCCATTGGCCTAGACATGGCCTATTTGGACATATGTCATGCCTGAGATGAGTTTCACTGCATAGTCTCTTTCTTTTGAATTGGCGTTCTTTGCCACTTTAGCCGAGGAGTGAGGAAACGTGGATCATGGATTACATGTACAAATGTATTATTTGTTTCTATAAATTCAATGAAACTAGAACCACATCTAAATTTGATGGTCAAGAATGTGATTAACGACGAAAACCCATTGATATCATCTAAGTGAAGCGAATATAGGAAATCATAACCAATAATAGTCGCTCCTATTGCAACGCCGGGGTATCCAATCAATTTACATACAAAGACGCTCACATGGCCTTTCCCCTCTTTGCTACGAGTCTACGCTCAGGACTTCTGCAATGTTCCTTCTTGCTTGACCAAGCATGTGACTGAGGTAGCTAAGCTTGGACTGGATGGATATGAGGCTCGGATCTGCACTTTCGACGCGCACCTTTTCCCGGACATATACTTCCTGAATATCATTGCTATTCACGCCAGCAGCCGATGATCCTGGCTCCGGGGTATGGCGGGCACTGCCCCGCATCGAGCCACCAACATTAGACCCCTGCGTGTTGTAGCGGAATACAGTGTCCATCTCATCATGCTCCAAGCGACGGACAGTTCCGAATGCCAGACCAAGCTTGGTGCCGAAATGGACAGGGGCGTGGACGGGTTCAAGGGCACGTAGCCAGAGAATTATGCTGCTTTCTTGCAGTCCGAGGTAAAAGCTGAGGTTTGGTCCGATCGAGGGAGTAAATTGGTACGGCGGACTTGAGCACATCTGCCAAGCAGGATCTGAATCCGTCAAGGGAGGGCCCTTGAGAAGAATTGAAGAGTCATTGATAGAATCGGCGAGAATGCTTAGAGTAGAGGCGAGAGAGCGTGCGTCCTGTGGCCTGGATAAGGTTATGGCGAGTAAGTCGATGGATTGGTTAAGATGGTTATGTAGAGCATCAAGGCCCTGTATATGAATGGCCTCGTTTTGCGATAGGGAAATCGTCTGTGGGTGTATCGTTCGAAGCTGAAGATGTATTGTCTGCGATCAAAAGACGTCAGCATGCGACGAGAGTCTAGCGCAGCTTTCGATGGAAGCATTGGGCTAAGTGGGTTTCCTTACGCCTTTAACGATGCGTGTGCCGACACGCGTGAGCGTCCCCTTTACTTTTTCGTTGCGCGGCGTGCTTATAACGAGGGTACTGCCGGGATCGATCGGCGCGAGAAGCGCATAACAATCCTCAAGGCCATGTTTGAGATCGCGACACAGCTCGAGCGTTTCGTTAACGATCCAATCCAACTCGCGCGCCTTGTCAAAGTAGATCAGCATAATGTCCAGTGTTTCAATTCCTTCGCTTTGCGCAAATCGAAAGGGTTCGATGTACCTGGCTTTCGGAGGCTTTAAGCCTGAGCTCTTCAGGCGAGACGGGAGGCCAGATTGCAATGGACATGATGAACGGGTGCCTAGCTGGTGAGTTGTGAACAGCAAATAGTGTAGGCAGCCATCAAGTTGGTGTTGTACGGTGAGGTGATGTCCAGCTATGGACGAGTTGGATTTGGAGGAGTGGCCCAAAAGGAATCGAGTCCAGGTGAGCTTTGCGCCTGGAGTGACGTCTTTCTGTCGCGGGTCGCAACGCTAAGGAGTTAAGGGTGCAGATAGCTGCGCCACATGTGGCGTTGATACAACTTACCTCTAATTTTGAGTGATCTCAAGACTGAGAAGTAAGAGCCTACAGTTGATAGAATTGAGTACTTTGGAAATTGAGTACTTAGCTATTCAATCTTATGAATATGAATTTAGCAAATTCGAGAAGTTGTACTTTATTGTTTACGTTGACCTTTGTACATCAAGAACTATCGCGGGTAGTGGGGTGAACGTATCTCAAGAAACTTTCATTCATAAgattttctttcctttgacTTGCATCAACCCTTACTCACAATAAAACATATCAAGACAACGCCTGACACTTGTACGGAAAGCATCCAGATCAGAGGAAATTTTGAACGACCGAAAGCCATATTTCTGTACAACTGGCCTTATAGTCTCTTTAGTTCTGGTCAATACTCATCTGCCTACCACTCGCTCTCAGGCAACCATATCACAACAAACCAACACAATGGCTCCAACCGAAGTTGCAAATGCCCCTAAGAAGTTCAATGGCATACTAACCAAGCTACCTGTGATATCAGAAGGTATGAATTATCACAACGCGCTACGGGTAACGGCACTAACACTTCTGCAGGTGCCCGTATCGAAAAACGCCCCTTAACCAGGCGCCAGGCTCCAGCGTCACCCAAATCCCGGATTATCTACGTGTCTTCTAAAGCACCGTTCATGGCAGTTGTCAAGCGTGCCCGCAAGCAGCTTGATGCCTCGCTCAAAAAGACCGACGCTGCACCCAAGTACGCGACGCTGCACGCGCGTGTCGAGAGTCTTAAGAGGACTAGCGGCAGTGTTGACAGCGGCATTGTGACAGTTTTAGGTGCCGGAAAGGCAATCGAGAAGACGCTTTCCCTCGCCAGTTGGTTTGAGCAAGAGGGTGACTGCGAGGTGGAGATCAAAACGGGCACTATTGGCACCATCGATGATGTAGTCGTTGAAGGggatgaggaggacgagaGCCGCCTGAGGAAACTCAACTGTTTGGAGGTCCGGATTAAGCTCAAGTGAGATAGCTCCGCAGGCACGGTGATAAGGATCTAGGTGCACGACAGCATGGGCGTGTCGCATCCGATCTACCAGGTCAGTTACCTTGCATATGTGAATCCTTGCCTTGTTTTGGCATTGCGCTCTCGCTAACAGCTTATCCGATTCAGTCTCGAGAGCTAAAAACAAATTCCACGGCGTCCGAGTCGGAAGGCGCGGATACGCAAGCATGATCCACAGGACCATGGTCAAATCTGACAGTATCGAGATTCGAAAGCTGAGTCCAGTCGGTCGTTGGACAAGTTAGAAGGTCCTTTGGAAGACCGTCGATCCGGATGATCTGGGTCAGCTTTGCGAGACGGTGATTAtgaatcaatcaaatcaaaggCCGTCTGACATATGGCCAAAATCCTAATGGGTGATAGGAGTTGGGCATGATTGGATGGGAATTGTATCTCTAGGATTTGGCTTAAAATAGCCGCCAAGGAGGAGTAGATGGTGTTTGCTTGTTAAGCCATCAAAAACTCCTGGATAAATTCGGATATTGTATGAAGTGAGCAGTGAGACTGCTTGCTTGTATGAGACCAGAATCAATATGTACTTGGAAGTggaatattattataaattgtGGCGCTAAATAGATGTGTGGTTTAAATAGGCACAGGATCAATTCACTTCATCGCTGTGCCTgaatgaggaggaagagatcaTAAAATCACCAGACATCTGCGCCTCTTAATGCATCATCCAGTCCTATTCATTCCTTTTCACGTGCCGGTCAAACTTGACGCGGGTGACAAAATCCCAACTCCTGTGCCCTGTGCTGCGCCGGAGGTCCGCTAGACCCCATATGCAATGCTAAGTCTTTCTTTCTGTGAAGTTGTTCCGGTTGTAACGGAGATTTTATGTAACACGGTAGGCACTGCGTGTCATAGTTAGCTATGCTCATTTGGTCCGGTGAGTCAAAGACTTACTCAATAACCAAGTGCTCGCCACGCCAGGCACCACTGGCCACCCATAATCCACAGTTGACAATCTCAGCGTATCGCTTGTCGGACGTCTTGAAAGTCGCGAACATGCGGAAGCCGTAGCGTCGTGGGTCAATATCCTTTGGTGCCTTGGGGCTTAATAGAGTATCAAGCACGTCTGCGGGTCCTGAGAGGGAACCACGCGTGCGCATTTCAAGTCTGATTTCGCTAGTCAGTATCCCATCATGATTGGCTCTTTAATAAGAGAATGACTTACAATGCTGGCTGTTCGTCGCTTGTTTGAATGACAAAA is part of the Fusarium poae strain DAOMC 252244 chromosome 4, whole genome shotgun sequence genome and encodes:
- a CDS encoding hypothetical protein (BUSCO:22178at5125), with the protein product MSDGVLKPEKDFSKEVDQQLPEAEKLAASNNLQGAIEKLAALEKQTRQASDLASTSRVLIAIVTLCKNAGDWSLLNDQTLVMSKKHSQLKQAITKMVQTVMGFLDDTPDLQTKLSVIETLRTVTEGKIFVEVERARVTKILSDIKKKQGDLKSATEILCELQVETFGSMDRREKTEFILAQVELCIESEDWTQAAILGRKISTRYLSRKPKKTAEQLEKEQKEREKKIARGEEVPEEKEDDTTDLKLRYYEQQIILAKHEEKYLDVCKHYRQVLDTEAVEEDPAKLRPVLQRIIYFVILAPYDNEQHDLLHRIHKDTRNSEVPAEAELLRLFTVHELMRWPDTSKRFGPHLCSTDVFDVQPGQSSDDKAHKRWQDLRKRVIEHNVRVVAKYYTRIQMGRLTQLLDLTEDETEKYVSELVTSKTVYAKIDRPARIVNFAKPRDADDVLNEWSHNMKSLLGLLERIDHLITKEEMMARIQPAK
- a CDS encoding hypothetical protein (BUSCO:45647at5125); amino-acid sequence: MTATPTPKANSNGGKKEVKILMLHGFTQSGDLFRAKTRALEKTIVKLLNPISLLPVFLYATGPNRLSPEDIPGYQPPEEPQAEDYQPDTWAWWRKDEASGNYRMLDEGMATVAQAIRDSEGIDAVCGFSQGAAMAALVVAALETERPVPEGKEGDWARGLREANSGNPLKFAVCYSGFWATPDSLQFCFEPKIKTPTLHFVGSLDTVVDENRSRALSDRCEDPLVLIHPGGHHVPVSKQWAAPLAGFIKEHGQDKEPKSEL
- a CDS encoding hypothetical protein (TransMembrane:1 (o20-37i)) → MSWLGVQPLKKFNAPFLKPYWPFFAAGVVIAYGVNSAQNAMMNSAEFKNDPRNPNAKTGGH
- a CDS encoding hypothetical protein (BUSCO:32672at5125) codes for the protein MFSRQLTRAATATPRASVRALSSTAALGARTPSIGDVNPTHAEVDKFSKKQKEFREHLVEAQKKREASLLPSHPQPANVPFTKSDEGSQNDNAGQTEQAKEPEPSRKAGPLTNLIYGTKEGRELDAQLEASFSQVLARGKYVHSIVQHEVKPDKVDEYVELVGKWYPKMANAPENKVNLVGSWRTEVGDCDTFVHIWEYQKYEGYHQSRYNMTHHPEFSEFDSKLKGLITSKKISLMQEFSFWPTTPPRSLGGIFELRSYTLHPGNLLEWETHWRRGLKARREVMEGVGAWFVQIGDLNTVHHLWQFANLEERRNRREQSWQVEGWSDTVHKTVPLIQSMKSKILVPMPWSPVR
- a CDS encoding hypothetical protein (BUSCO:49461at5125), with the protein product MSIAIWPPVSPEELRLKASESQARELDWIVNETLELCRDLKHGLEDCYALLAPIDPGSTLVISTPRNEKVKGTLTRVGTRIVKGTIHLQLRTIHPQTISLSQNEAIHIQGLDALHNHLNQSIDLLAITLSRPQDARSLASTLSILADSINDSSILLKGPPLTDSDPAWQMCSSPPYQFTPSIGPNLSFYLGLQESSIILWLRALEPVHAPVHFGTKLGLAFGTVRRLEHDEMDTVFRYNTQGSNVGGSMRGSARHTPEPGSSAAGVNSNDIQEVYVREKVRVESADPSLISIQSKLSYLSHMLGQARRNIAEVLSVDS
- a CDS encoding hypothetical protein (BUSCO:59492at5125) codes for the protein MAPTEVANAPKKFNGILTKLPVISEGARIEKRPLTRRQAPASPKSRIIYVSSKAPFMAVVKRARKQLDASLKKTDAAPKYATLHARVESLKRTSGSVDSGIVTVLGAGKAIEKTLSLASWFEQEGDCEVEIKTGTIGTIDDVVVEGDEEDESRLRKLNCLEVRIKLK